A region of the Sulfoacidibacillus ferrooxidans genome:
TTTCAACTTGCAGAAGAAGAAGCGATCTTTCTCATGACCGTAGGCAATCAACAAAAGTATCCAGAGGTTGGGATCACAACATATGCGACGGAATGGATCAAACAGCAAAAGGATTTCTACCTGACAAAGCAACGAGTCAAAAAAGAGCCGATTTCGCAGGTGAATGAACAAAAAAAGGACCCTGTTCGAGGATACATCACGGAAGTAGCTTCTGCTGATGCTAACGGACCTGCCGTACCAGAGTCAGATGGGTTAGGGATGATTGTCTTCGATACCACGCCAGAAGCGCAGGCGAAGATTCGTGAAGCGGAACGTAGAGGGAGATCCATTGTTGGTGATCACTATATGCATACGCCAGATAAGCTAAAAGGAAAAACTCTCCACGAATCATTGGCCATTATTGGAGAGGAGAAGAGGAAAGAGCGTGAAGCAAAAGGGGAACCAGCTCCTGATTTTAGAGCCATGTATCGAACGAACTATCAAAAGAGGATAGACCAAGCGGATCTTTTGCGAGAGGAATCAGCGTTGCAACAGCATCAAGATATCGTGATCCCTGTACCAGAGCCAAAACAACCGGATGTGCAAAAAAAGGAGCAGCTAACAGTCAAGGTGGACAAGCCGTTTGATCGAGAAAAGGATGCGCCTACGTGTGTAAAGTGCGGGGATACGATGGCGTTGTATGACATGAAAAATGTCGCTGGAGATGTGATAAATGGGAATGGATTTACACAAGTATCTTACCGTTGTTCGCAATGTGATAGTGGCACAAAAAAAGTGCTTTTTTTATGTAATGATTGTGACCATTTATCTGATCGAGTCATGCATGATGGAGCAAAATTTAAAGTTTGCCCTCACTGCGGTAGCAAATTAAAAGAGTCGTAGTGGAGAAATTCACGAAAAAAAGTGGAGTGAAAATGGAGGGTTTTTAGGGTTGACAACGCGGTAAAGTGAGAGTAGTAAAACTTATCTAACCTAATGGAAGGGGATTTACCAGTGGAAAATAACCGCTTGTTTTATGTCAACGTGCTTGCAGAAGGGGCTAAGGAAGGGGAACAGGTGCTTGATCACATCAAAGTAGATCTAGCTGCACGTGCGTGGAAACGTGGTAATACAGTTGTACATTATAAGTTGTATGGAACAGAAACATTAGAAATGAAGGATGGCACGAAAAAAGAGATGTTGTTTGGCGATGTGGGCGTAGCGAAGATCTATTTGCCTTTGGAAATGGCTGCTTTAGACCCCAAACAACGTCCTAGCGATTTGTTTAAATACTGGGTGTCAGGCGTCATTGAAGATTTCGACATAAAAGATACGGGAAATCGAGTTTTAGTCATGAATCGAGCCAAGGCACTAAAAATTCTCAAAGAGCGTAATGCACTAAAATTGCGTGAAAGAAAGCTATATGCTGTGATACAACGAGAGCTAATAGGAGCCTACCTCGTCAATGCTGGCGGATATACAGCGTTATTGCCTAAAGCGTACTACGATTGGGATCGAGACAAAAAAGCAAGAATAGGAGAAGAATTCCCTGTTATGGTGCTGCCAAGCAGAGAAGGTGCTCCGATGATAGTATCTCGTCGAGACGCTATAACGAATCCATATGCCATGTTAAATCTCAATAAAAATGCGGAAGTAGGTGGCGTACTGACGCGGATGAATCGTAATGGAACATTTTTAGTTGAAATTACAAAAGGGGTGACGGTCAGCGTAGATCCTATCAACATGAGGAGAATACCCGAATTAGGTGATTTTGTTACGATCAGGATCATAGGGAACAATCATTCAGGACCTTATGGTGTGTTCGAATATGCAACAGATGCTATTTGATGATCTTTGTGAACTGCAAAAAGCATTCTCTAGCTACTTCATGCTAGGGGATGCTTTTTTCTATTGCAAAATGAAACTATCAATCTTATACTACAAACATAATGTATCTTCAATACAACCTGTTCTTCTGGCCTTGATACAGCCTTCGATTTGAGGATGATGTCCAAAAGAATCATGAAGAGCAAAAATAAATCGGCTAACCGACACACGTGGATATGCTTACATTTGGTGGACTGATGGAAAGCCAAAATAAGTTTGCTGCGGATGATGTCCAACGCCGTGTGAGTAATATCATGTGATAAGCCTGATGGGTAATCACATTGCGAATTTGGTGGACTGATGGAAAGCTGGATTCGCACAAAGTAGTAGCACGTATAAAAATTGGATAATGGACTGATGGAAAGTTATCCATGGCGAAACCTGATGGGGATTGCATACGTGAGCAAGGCCGATGTGATCAATTTGATTACATTGTAGGCTACTATAGTGGACTGATGGAAAGCTATACGAGTGCCTAGACCATCACGATCAGCGATGAGGATATGTTTCCAAAGGTTGATACGTGATCCAAAATATTTGGCGTCTACCTCCACGACACGGAGTTTGTCCGCAGTAAGAGTTGCTGAAATGTTGGTGTGTAGCGACGCCGGCATTGTACCTATACCGAGAAAAGTAGGCAGCACAAACTTCTTATTGGCTAACGGATCGAAGGCTACCAGGCAGAACGGAACTGCTGAGGGGGTTGCCAAAGACCACGTCTCTGGTCTTGAGGTCGGGACGAGGCATATGCCTTGAAAAAATGCGAGAGCATTCCGATTAACTCACGTGGGATTGAGACCAACTGCAATTTCTTACGAGGAATTGCCGCGTGTTTGA
Encoded here:
- a CDS encoding 4-hydroxy-3-methylbut-2-enyl diphosphate reductase, encoding MENNRLFYVNVLAEGAKEGEQVLDHIKVDLAARAWKRGNTVVHYKLYGTETLEMKDGTKKEMLFGDVGVAKIYLPLEMAALDPKQRPSDLFKYWVSGVIEDFDIKDTGNRVLVMNRAKALKILKERNALKLRERKLYAVIQRELIGAYLVNAGGYTALLPKAYYDWDRDKKARIGEEFPVMVLPSREGAPMIVSRRDAITNPYAMLNLNKNAEVGGVLTRMNRNGTFLVEITKGVTVSVDPINMRRIPELGDFVTIRIIGNNHSGPYGVFEYATDAI